The following are from one region of the Streptomyces rubrogriseus genome:
- the fdhD gene encoding formate dehydrogenase accessory sulfurtransferase FdhD, whose amino-acid sequence MGRVTERRKVIRIRDGAVSTRPDTLVAEEPLEIRLNGKPLAITMRTPGDDFALAAGFLVSEGVLAEQGDLQNIVYCAGATVDGSNTYNVVDVKTAPGVRVPDITLERNVYTTSSCGLCGKASLDAVRTTARWPIADTPPVRVTPELLADLPDRLRASQRVFDRTGGLHAAALFTEDGELVDVREDVGRHNAVDKLVGRALQNGDLPLSRSVLLVSGRASFELAQKAVMAGIPVLAAVSAPSSLAVDLAAETGLTLVGFLRGSSMNVYAGEDRVALRAAVAQG is encoded by the coding sequence ATGGGACGAGTCACGGAACGACGCAAGGTCATCCGCATCAGGGACGGGGCGGTCTCCACCCGGCCGGACACGCTCGTCGCCGAGGAGCCGCTGGAGATCCGGCTGAACGGCAAACCGCTCGCCATCACGATGCGCACCCCCGGCGACGACTTCGCGCTGGCGGCGGGCTTCCTGGTGAGCGAGGGCGTGCTGGCCGAGCAGGGTGACCTGCAGAACATCGTGTACTGCGCGGGTGCGACGGTCGACGGCTCCAACACCTACAACGTGGTCGACGTGAAGACCGCCCCCGGTGTGCGGGTCCCCGACATCACGCTGGAGCGGAACGTCTACACCACCTCCTCCTGCGGCCTGTGCGGCAAGGCGAGCCTGGACGCGGTGCGTACGACGGCCCGCTGGCCCATCGCCGACACACCCCCGGTCCGCGTCACCCCGGAACTCCTCGCGGACCTCCCCGACCGGCTGCGCGCCTCCCAGCGGGTCTTCGACCGCACGGGCGGGCTGCACGCGGCGGCGCTGTTCACCGAGGACGGCGAGCTGGTGGACGTACGGGAGGACGTGGGCCGGCACAACGCGGTCGACAAGCTGGTCGGGCGCGCCCTGCAGAACGGGGACCTGCCGCTGTCCCGGTCCGTGCTGCTGGTGTCGGGCCGGGCCTCCTTCGAGCTGGCGCAGAAGGCCGTGATGGCCGGCATCCCGGTGCTGGCCGCGGTCTCCGCGCCGTCCTCGCTGGCCGTGGACCTGGCCGCCGAGACCGGACTGACCCTGGTGGGCTTCCTGCGCGGCAGCTCCATGAACGTGTACGCGGGTGAGGACCGGGTCGCCCTGCGGGCCGCGGTCGCCCAGGGCTGA
- a CDS encoding exo-alpha-sialidase: MPPRTRRPFWLALATSCALAVSSPFPAHARPGDRAPGSEEQVLFDAARDPGGYACFRIPAIVRTRDGTLLAFAEGRVLDCGDAGDIDVVLKRSTDGGLTWGPLRVVNDGGGDTHGNPAPVVDRATGRVLLLETYNAGRTDGANCPVPCARTPHLQHSDDDGRTWSTPRDLSVEILPPDWDSWYATGPVHGVQLTGGAHPGRLVVGVNAETWDGGRSGTGVPPAGGWGRVTANHAALVVSDDGGEHWRTGATDTWPVAADGTFRQKPSELTLTERADGALLVSGREENGTDLGHRTQALSRDGGDSFAAPFRALPDLYAPQAQGAVLRVGDRILLSAPADPDRRRTMTVRSSRDGGATWDSADRGTVVTRDWSGYSDLVPVDDDTVGLLYEGGKTDARDEIRFARLTADRLAPPRAPDPTTPDLAAGAAPAVVLGGAAPTTDGAVGGALAFDGADDAVRLPYDGRLTLGEGDFTASLWFRYSAADGEQPLLWMGGTGTTQPQVWLRAEPDAGRVQGLITARDGATAPRSAWVRTDRAYDDGRWHRLTLRRGGGRLTLFVDGSAADDAADVRGSVSRNSPFGVHIGERMDGRARFTGAVDDVQVWNRALTDSEIAAGDPPAAGGSTVLHLPLDRVDEAATATGGSAATGG, translated from the coding sequence ATGCCCCCTCGAACCCGCCGTCCCTTCTGGCTCGCGCTCGCCACGTCCTGCGCGCTCGCCGTGTCCTCTCCCTTCCCGGCACACGCGCGACCCGGCGACCGCGCACCCGGCTCCGAGGAGCAGGTGCTCTTCGACGCGGCCCGCGACCCCGGCGGATACGCCTGCTTCCGCATCCCGGCGATCGTGCGCACGAGGGACGGCACGCTGCTCGCCTTCGCCGAGGGCCGCGTCCTGGACTGCGGGGACGCCGGTGACATCGACGTCGTCCTCAAGCGCTCCACCGACGGCGGACTCACCTGGGGCCCGCTGCGGGTCGTCAACGACGGCGGCGGCGACACCCACGGCAACCCGGCCCCGGTCGTCGACCGTGCCACCGGCCGCGTCCTGCTGCTGGAGACGTACAACGCGGGCCGCACGGACGGCGCCAACTGCCCGGTGCCCTGCGCGCGCACGCCGCACCTCCAGCACAGCGACGACGACGGCCGCACCTGGTCCACTCCCCGCGACCTGAGCGTCGAGATCCTGCCGCCCGACTGGGACTCCTGGTACGCCACCGGCCCCGTGCACGGCGTCCAGCTCACCGGCGGCGCCCACCCCGGCCGGCTCGTCGTCGGCGTCAACGCCGAGACCTGGGACGGCGGGCGAAGCGGGACGGGGGTCCCCCCGGCCGGAGGCTGGGGGAGGGTCACCGCCAACCACGCGGCCCTCGTCGTCAGCGACGACGGCGGCGAGCACTGGAGGACCGGCGCCACCGACACCTGGCCCGTCGCCGCCGACGGCACCTTCCGGCAGAAGCCCTCCGAACTGACCCTCACCGAACGCGCCGACGGCGCCCTCCTGGTCAGCGGCCGGGAGGAGAACGGCACCGACCTGGGCCACCGCACCCAGGCACTCAGCCGGGACGGCGGCGACAGTTTCGCGGCGCCCTTCCGGGCCCTGCCCGACCTGTACGCCCCGCAGGCGCAGGGTGCGGTGCTGCGTGTCGGCGACCGCATCCTGCTGTCGGCGCCCGCCGACCCCGACCGCCGCCGGACGATGACGGTCCGCTCCTCCCGGGACGGCGGCGCGACCTGGGACAGCGCGGACCGCGGCACGGTCGTCACCCGGGACTGGTCCGGCTACTCGGACCTGGTGCCGGTCGACGACGACACCGTGGGCCTGCTGTACGAGGGCGGGAAGACCGACGCCCGCGACGAGATCCGCTTCGCCCGCCTCACCGCGGACCGGCTCGCTCCGCCCCGGGCCCCCGACCCCACCACCCCCGACCTCGCCGCCGGTGCCGCCCCCGCGGTGGTGCTCGGCGGCGCCGCGCCGACCACGGACGGCGCGGTGGGCGGCGCGCTCGCGTTCGACGGCGCGGACGACGCCGTACGGCTGCCCTACGACGGGCGGCTGACGCTCGGGGAGGGGGACTTCACGGCGTCGCTGTGGTTCCGGTACTCGGCGGCCGACGGGGAGCAGCCGCTGCTGTGGATGGGCGGCACCGGCACCACCCAGCCCCAGGTGTGGCTGCGCGCCGAACCGGACGCCGGGCGGGTGCAGGGGCTGATCACCGCGCGGGACGGAGCGACGGCCCCGCGCTCGGCGTGGGTGCGCACGGACCGCGCGTACGACGACGGGCGATGGCACCGTCTGACGCTGCGCCGGGGCGGGGGGCGGCTCACGCTGTTCGTCGACGGTTCGGCGGCGGACGACGCGGCGGACGTGCGGGGTTCGGTCAGCCGGAACTCACCCTTCGGGGTGCACATCGGCGAACGGATGGACGGCCGGGCCCGCTTCACCGGCGCCGTCGACGACGTACAGGTGTGGAACAGGGCCCTGACGGACTCGGAGATCGCCGCCGGTGACCCGCCCGCCGCCGGCGGGAGCACCGTCCTGCACCTCCCCCTGGACCGGGTGGACGAGGCGGCCACGGCCACGGGCGGGAGCGCGGCCACGGGCGGCTGA
- a CDS encoding bile acid:sodium symporter family protein, whose translation MPIDPYILLLLGTVGLAALLPARGTGADVASGASTGAIAFLFFLYGARLSTREAMDGVRHWRLHVTVLACTFVVFPLLGLASRGLVPVFLTDPLYQGLLFLTLVPSTIQSSIAFTSMARGNVPAAICAGSFSSLVGIVVTPLLAAALLGGGGGGFSADSVVKIVLQLLVPFVAGQLLRRWIGGFVARHKKVLGLVDRGSILLVVYTAFSEGMVEGIWHQVSPARLAGLLAVQAVLLAVMLALTWYGAKGLGFGREDRIAIQFAGSKKSLAAGLPMASVLFGAQASLAVLPLMLFHQMQLMVCAVIAKRRSHDPEAVASEEPATPARTAVGTGSRSG comes from the coding sequence ATGCCGATCGACCCGTACATCCTGCTGCTGCTCGGCACCGTGGGCCTCGCGGCGCTGCTGCCGGCCCGCGGCACGGGCGCGGACGTCGCCTCCGGCGCCTCCACCGGCGCGATCGCGTTCCTCTTCTTCCTCTACGGCGCCCGGCTCTCCACCCGTGAGGCGATGGACGGCGTACGGCACTGGCGGCTCCACGTCACCGTGCTGGCCTGCACCTTCGTCGTCTTCCCGCTGCTCGGCCTCGCGTCGCGCGGTCTGGTCCCGGTGTTCCTGACCGACCCCCTCTACCAGGGCCTGCTCTTCCTCACCCTGGTCCCGTCGACCATCCAGTCCTCGATCGCCTTCACCTCCATGGCCCGCGGCAACGTGCCCGCCGCCATCTGCGCCGGGTCCTTCTCCTCACTGGTCGGCATCGTCGTCACACCGCTGCTGGCCGCCGCCCTGCTGGGCGGCGGCGGGGGCGGGTTCTCCGCCGACTCGGTGGTGAAGATCGTGCTGCAACTGCTGGTGCCGTTCGTGGCCGGGCAACTGCTGCGCCGGTGGATCGGAGGCTTCGTCGCCCGGCACAAGAAGGTGCTCGGGCTCGTCGACCGCGGCTCCATCCTCCTGGTCGTCTACACCGCGTTCAGCGAGGGCATGGTCGAGGGCATCTGGCACCAGGTGAGCCCGGCGCGGCTGGCCGGGCTGCTGGCCGTCCAGGCAGTGCTCCTGGCCGTGATGCTGGCCCTGACCTGGTACGGGGCGAAGGGGCTCGGCTTCGGGCGGGAGGACCGGATCGCGATCCAGTTCGCCGGGTCCAAGAAGTCGCTGGCCGCCGGACTGCCCATGGCGAGCGTCCTGTTCGGCGCCCAGGCCTCGCTGGCGGTGCTGCCGCTGATGCTCTTCCACCAGATGCAGCTGATGGTGTGCGCGGTGATCGCCAAACGCCGGTCGCACGACCCGGAGGCGGTCGCGTCCGAGGAGCCGGCCACCCCGGCGCGGACCGCCGTCGGCACCGGGAGCCGCTCCGGCTGA
- a CDS encoding Lrp/AsnC family transcriptional regulator: MRMESDTFDELDLRVLDALEVNGRASFSRIGAVLGVSDQTVARRYRRLCAEGGLRVVAVRDAERLGQDYWTLRLRCVPDSAPAIADALAKRPDTNWIGLAAGGTEIIFGTRPRSPGDRDDLLLGKLPRTPSVLEIHAHQILHRFYGGPSGWLRKFGVLSADQVAALRPETGPPPSGPARIDPEDEPLLDVLERDGRAGHPELQRATGRSESAVKRRLAALLGSGAVYIDVEYHSEILGYPTAAVLWLTTSPAALHRVGEALAAHDEIAHAAATAGPSNIVATAVVRSTADLYAYLSGPLGRLEGVQHVEASPYLRRVKQLTYPRPVR; the protein is encoded by the coding sequence ATGCGGATGGAATCCGACACCTTCGACGAACTGGACCTACGTGTACTGGACGCGCTGGAGGTGAACGGCCGCGCCTCCTTCAGCCGCATCGGGGCGGTGCTCGGCGTCTCCGACCAGACCGTCGCCCGCCGCTACCGCAGACTGTGCGCCGAGGGCGGGCTGCGGGTGGTCGCCGTCCGGGACGCCGAGCGGCTCGGCCAGGACTACTGGACGCTTCGGCTGCGCTGCGTCCCCGACAGCGCGCCGGCCATCGCCGACGCCCTCGCCAAGCGCCCCGACACCAACTGGATCGGGCTGGCCGCGGGGGGCACGGAGATCATCTTCGGCACCCGGCCGCGCAGTCCCGGCGACCGGGACGACCTGCTCCTCGGCAAGCTGCCGCGCACCCCGAGTGTGCTGGAGATCCACGCCCACCAGATCCTGCACCGCTTCTACGGCGGCCCCAGCGGCTGGCTCCGCAAGTTCGGCGTCCTCAGCGCCGACCAGGTCGCGGCGCTGCGGCCGGAGACCGGCCCGCCCCCGTCGGGGCCGGCCCGTATCGACCCCGAGGACGAACCGCTGCTCGACGTCCTGGAACGCGACGGGCGCGCCGGACACCCCGAACTCCAGCGCGCCACCGGCCGCTCCGAGTCCGCGGTCAAGCGCCGCCTGGCCGCGCTGCTCGGCTCCGGCGCCGTGTACATCGACGTGGAGTACCACTCGGAGATCCTCGGATACCCGACCGCCGCCGTCCTGTGGCTCACCACCAGCCCGGCCGCCCTGCACCGGGTCGGCGAGGCGCTCGCCGCACACGACGAGATCGCCCACGCCGCCGCCACCGCGGGCCCGTCCAACATCGTGGCCACCGCGGTCGTCCGCAGCACGGCCGACCTCTACGCCTACCTGAGCGGCCCGCTCGGCCGCCTGGAGGGCGTCCAGCACGTGGAGGCGTCACCGTACCTGCGCCGGGTCAAGCAGCTGACCTATCCGAGGCCCGTGCGCTGA
- a CDS encoding MFS transporter, giving the protein MRTWGPLTAVCLGTFMLLLDVTIAVVALPDMARGLHASLSDLQWVMDGYALALAALLLGLGAAADVLGRRRVHVAGVVLFALASLLCGLATGPGMLVAARGLQGLGAAAMFATTLPLLGSVYQGRRRSMALGVWGAVSGAAAAVGPVLGGLLTDGPGWRWIFWVNLPVSVAAVWLTLRVVPESRGASGRRVDWAGTATFAAFAGAVTYGAVRAGSHGWTEGGTLASFVLAVVALGAFVAVERRVADPLLDPRLFLRPAFSGVMLGGLAFNAAAFGVMAYTSIWLQTMLGMSPVRGGLVFVWLSLASFVVAAAGGRLLHGVPARLTIGGGLLLIAAGQFCMAFLDAGSGGSALVPGLLLVGVGTGLVSPGIAGAALAAVPAERSGMAGGAVNTFRQLGYALGIAVFGTVLTSRMEDTLPHDAAHGLAGGAAGALRGVFGEHALRASFASGLNAAAVAAGAVAAVAGVLVLALVRAERGGRNAGVTDSAPPALKEEEAVPAPPYRR; this is encoded by the coding sequence ATGCGTACATGGGGGCCGCTCACCGCGGTGTGCCTGGGGACGTTCATGCTGTTGCTGGACGTGACGATCGCGGTCGTCGCGCTGCCGGACATGGCCCGGGGGCTGCACGCCTCGCTGAGCGATCTGCAGTGGGTGATGGACGGCTACGCGCTGGCGCTGGCCGCGCTGCTGCTGGGACTGGGGGCGGCGGCCGACGTCCTGGGACGGCGTCGGGTGCACGTGGCGGGCGTGGTGCTGTTCGCGCTGGCGTCGCTGCTGTGCGGGCTGGCCACCGGGCCGGGCATGCTGGTCGCCGCGCGCGGGCTGCAGGGGCTGGGCGCGGCGGCGATGTTCGCCACCACGCTGCCGCTGCTCGGTTCGGTCTACCAGGGGCGCCGGCGGTCGATGGCGCTCGGGGTGTGGGGCGCGGTCAGCGGCGCGGCGGCGGCGGTGGGCCCGGTGCTGGGCGGACTGCTCACCGACGGTCCGGGCTGGCGCTGGATCTTCTGGGTGAACCTGCCGGTGAGCGTGGCGGCGGTCTGGCTGACCCTGCGCGTGGTGCCGGAGTCGCGCGGGGCGAGCGGGCGCCGCGTGGACTGGGCGGGCACGGCCACGTTCGCGGCGTTCGCCGGGGCGGTGACGTACGGGGCGGTACGGGCCGGGTCGCACGGGTGGACGGAGGGCGGCACCCTCGCCTCCTTCGTGCTCGCGGTGGTGGCGCTGGGCGCGTTCGTCGCCGTGGAGCGCCGGGTCGCCGATCCGCTGCTGGACCCGCGGCTGTTCCTGCGGCCCGCGTTCTCGGGCGTGATGCTGGGCGGGCTGGCCTTCAACGCGGCGGCGTTCGGTGTGATGGCGTACACCTCCATATGGCTCCAGACGATGCTGGGGATGAGCCCGGTGCGGGGCGGTCTGGTGTTCGTGTGGCTGTCGCTGGCGTCGTTCGTGGTGGCCGCGGCGGGCGGGCGGCTGCTGCACGGGGTGCCGGCCCGGCTGACCATCGGGGGCGGACTGCTGCTGATCGCGGCGGGGCAGTTCTGCATGGCGTTCCTGGACGCGGGCTCCGGCGGGTCCGCCCTGGTGCCGGGGCTGCTCCTGGTGGGTGTGGGCACGGGCCTGGTGTCGCCCGGCATCGCGGGCGCGGCACTGGCCGCGGTCCCGGCGGAGCGGTCCGGCATGGCCGGGGGTGCGGTCAACACCTTCCGCCAGCTCGGGTACGCGCTCGGCATCGCCGTGTTCGGCACGGTGCTGACCTCGCGGATGGAGGACACGCTTCCGCACGACGCGGCGCACGGCCTGGCGGGCGGTGCGGCGGGCGCCCTGCGGGGTGTGTTCGGCGAGCACGCGCTGCGGGCCTCGTTCGCCTCCGGACTGAACGCGGCCGCGGTGGCCGCGGGCGCGGTCGCGGCCGTCGCCGGGGTGCTGGTGCTCGCCCTGGTCAGGGCCGAACGCGGCGGCCGGAATGCCGGTGTGACGGATTCCGCGCCGCCCGCGCTGAAAGAGGAGGAGGCCGTTCCGGCACCCCCGTACCGGCGGTAA
- a CDS encoding AMP-dependent synthetase/ligase produces the protein MREFTSPPLTLPPPVGGLADVVFEHADEDPRHIALGRKDEAGQWRDVTAAAFRDEVLALAKGLLAQGIRFGDRVAIMSRTRYEWTLFDFALWTIGAQVVPIYPTSSAEQCMWMLYDAEVTAAVVEHEDHAMTIATVIDRLPHLRGLWQLDSGAVQELYDAGAHLDDEVVHRHRKAVTPESVATVIYTSGTTGRPKGCVLTHGNFMYEADTVIARWEPVFHSKRGDEAATLLFLPLAHVFGRMVEVAAIRGRVRFGHQPQLNAAALLPDLAAFRPTFILAVPYIFEKVFNAARRKAEKDGKAGPFEKAVDVAVKYAEAVEAKAWGDGPGPSAGLRMQHQFFDKLVYSKVRAAMGGRIRNAMSGGSAMDRRLGLFFAGAGVQIYEGYGLTESTAAATANPPERTRYGTVGQPIPGMTVHIADDGEIWLNGENVFEGYLNNPKATDETLHDGWLATGDLGALDEDGYLTITGRKKEILVTSGGKSVSPGLLEERVRDHPLVNQCIVVGNDRPYVAALITLDQEAVEHWLTMRNKPQLSAADLVHDADLETEVRRAVVAANTLVSQAESIRTFRILAQPFTEEHGLLTPSLKLKRKAIENAYGTEVEALYTA, from the coding sequence TTGCGCGAGTTCACCAGTCCTCCGTTGACGTTGCCACCACCGGTGGGCGGTCTGGCCGACGTCGTCTTCGAACATGCCGACGAGGATCCGCGGCACATCGCCCTCGGCCGCAAGGACGAGGCCGGGCAGTGGCGGGACGTCACCGCCGCTGCCTTCCGCGACGAGGTGCTGGCACTCGCCAAGGGACTGCTGGCCCAGGGCATCCGCTTCGGCGACCGGGTCGCCATCATGTCCCGCACCCGCTACGAGTGGACCCTGTTCGACTTCGCCCTGTGGACGATCGGCGCCCAGGTGGTGCCGATCTACCCGACCTCCTCGGCCGAGCAGTGCATGTGGATGCTCTACGACGCCGAGGTGACGGCCGCGGTCGTGGAGCACGAGGACCACGCCATGACGATCGCCACCGTCATCGACCGGCTGCCGCACCTGCGCGGCCTGTGGCAGCTGGACTCCGGAGCCGTGCAGGAGCTGTACGACGCGGGCGCGCACCTCGACGACGAGGTGGTCCACCGGCACCGCAAGGCGGTCACACCTGAGTCGGTCGCCACCGTCATCTACACCTCCGGCACGACCGGCCGCCCCAAGGGCTGCGTCCTGACCCACGGCAACTTCATGTACGAGGCGGACACCGTCATCGCGCGCTGGGAGCCGGTGTTCCACTCCAAGCGGGGCGACGAGGCGGCGACGCTGCTGTTCCTGCCGCTCGCGCACGTCTTCGGGCGGATGGTGGAGGTCGCGGCGATCCGCGGCCGGGTCCGCTTCGGCCACCAGCCGCAGCTCAACGCCGCGGCCCTGCTGCCCGACCTGGCCGCCTTCCGGCCGACCTTCATCCTGGCGGTGCCGTACATCTTCGAGAAGGTGTTCAACGCGGCGCGGCGCAAGGCCGAGAAGGACGGGAAGGCGGGGCCCTTCGAGAAGGCCGTCGACGTGGCCGTGAAGTACGCGGAGGCGGTGGAGGCGAAGGCCTGGGGCGACGGCCCCGGCCCGTCGGCGGGCCTGCGCATGCAGCACCAGTTCTTCGACAAGCTCGTCTACTCCAAGGTCCGGGCCGCGATGGGCGGACGCATCCGCAACGCCATGTCGGGCGGCTCGGCGATGGACCGGCGCCTCGGGCTGTTCTTCGCGGGCGCGGGCGTGCAGATCTACGAGGGCTACGGCCTGACCGAGTCCACGGCGGCCGCCACCGCCAACCCGCCGGAGCGCACCCGCTACGGCACCGTCGGGCAGCCGATTCCGGGCATGACCGTGCACATCGCGGACGACGGCGAGATCTGGCTCAACGGCGAGAACGTCTTCGAGGGCTACCTGAACAACCCCAAGGCCACCGACGAGACCCTGCACGACGGCTGGCTGGCCACCGGCGACCTCGGCGCCCTGGACGAGGACGGCTACCTCACCATCACCGGCCGCAAGAAGGAGATCCTGGTGACCTCCGGCGGCAAGAGCGTCTCCCCGGGGCTCCTCGAGGAGCGGGTGCGCGACCATCCGCTGGTCAACCAGTGCATCGTCGTCGGCAACGACCGGCCCTACGTGGCCGCGCTCATCACCCTCGACCAGGAGGCGGTCGAGCACTGGCTGACGATGCGCAACAAGCCGCAGCTGTCCGCGGCCGACCTGGTGCACGACGCCGACCTGGAGACGGAGGTGCGGCGCGCGGTCGTCGCGGCCAACACGCTGGTGTCCCAGGCCGAGTCGATCCGCACCTTCCGCATCCTCGCCCAGCCGTTCACCGAGGAGCACGGGCTGCTCACCCCCTCGCTGAAACTGAAGCGCAAGGCCATCGAGAACGCCTACGGCACCGAGGTCGAGGCCCTTTACACAGCGTGA
- a CDS encoding aldo/keto reductase yields the protein MSSKVPPIILNNGVEMPQLGFGVWQVPDDEAQTAVALALEAGYRSIDTAAIYGNEEGTGRAIAASGLAREDLFVTTKLWNSDQGYDSTLRAFDTSMAKLGLEYLDLYLIHWPMPAREKYVDTYKAFEKLLADGRVRAIGVSNFLPEHLERLTAETSVIPAVNQIELHPHLQQHAAREAHAEQGIATEAWSPLGSGKGILDIPAIVAIAQKHGRTPAQVVLRWHLQLGNVVIPKSVTPSRIKENLDVFGFTLDTEDLAAISALNEDRRLGPDPADVNS from the coding sequence GTGAGCAGCAAGGTCCCCCCGATCATCCTGAACAACGGCGTCGAGATGCCCCAGCTGGGCTTCGGCGTCTGGCAGGTGCCGGACGACGAGGCGCAGACCGCCGTCGCCCTGGCCCTGGAGGCCGGGTACCGCAGCATCGACACAGCGGCGATCTACGGCAATGAAGAGGGCACCGGCAGGGCGATCGCCGCCTCCGGCCTGGCCCGCGAGGACCTCTTCGTCACCACCAAGCTCTGGAACAGCGACCAGGGGTACGACTCCACCCTCCGCGCCTTCGACACCTCGATGGCGAAGCTCGGCCTGGAGTACCTCGACCTCTACCTGATCCACTGGCCCATGCCGGCCAGGGAGAAGTACGTCGACACCTACAAGGCGTTCGAGAAGCTCCTGGCCGACGGACGGGTCCGCGCCATCGGCGTGTCCAACTTCCTGCCGGAGCACCTGGAGCGGCTGACCGCCGAGACGTCGGTGATCCCGGCCGTCAACCAGATCGAGCTGCACCCGCACCTCCAGCAGCACGCCGCCCGCGAGGCGCACGCGGAGCAGGGCATCGCCACCGAGGCCTGGTCCCCGCTCGGCTCCGGCAAGGGCATCCTGGACATCCCGGCGATCGTCGCGATCGCCCAGAAGCACGGGCGCACCCCGGCCCAGGTCGTGCTGCGCTGGCACCTCCAGCTGGGCAACGTGGTGATTCCGAAGTCCGTGACGCCGTCCCGGATCAAGGAGAACCTCGACGTGTTCGGCTTCACCCTGGACACCGAGGACCTCGCGGCGATCAGCGCGCTGAACGAGGACCGTCGGCTGGGCCCGGACCCGGCGGACGTCAACTCCTGA
- a CDS encoding class I SAM-dependent methyltransferase — translation MAHDHHHDTHDPAHEQGHGHGHGHGHGHPHDHADIDWSEMAPHLEAQAELYTPLYRQALSWLAGEVTEPGLIVDVGSGPGVVSALFADTFPGARVVAADGAGPLLDRARARAERLGFGDRFGTLTGDLPGALAELDYPADLMWASQSLHHLPDQRAALAALGGHLAPGGTLAILEGGLPARFLPRDIGTGRPGLQARIRAVEEDAFAEMRADLPDAVAETEDWPAMLTAAGLKHTGTRSFLLDLPAPLSDAARDYVTTSLSRLRERIGERLDAEDRATLDRLLDPADEAGLHRRQDVFLLVAHTVYTAVRPV, via the coding sequence ATGGCGCACGACCACCATCACGACACACACGACCCCGCCCACGAGCAGGGACACGGGCATGGACACGGGCACGGACACGGGCACCCGCACGACCACGCCGACATCGACTGGTCCGAGATGGCCCCCCACCTGGAGGCGCAGGCCGAGCTGTACACGCCGCTGTACCGGCAGGCCCTGTCCTGGCTGGCCGGGGAGGTCACGGAGCCCGGTCTGATCGTCGACGTCGGCAGCGGACCCGGCGTCGTCTCGGCGCTGTTCGCCGACACCTTCCCCGGCGCCCGCGTGGTCGCCGCGGACGGCGCCGGACCGCTCCTGGACCGGGCCCGCGCCCGCGCCGAGCGGCTCGGATTCGGCGACCGCTTCGGCACTCTCACCGGAGACCTGCCCGGCGCACTGGCCGAGCTGGACTACCCCGCCGACCTGATGTGGGCCAGCCAGAGCCTGCACCACCTCCCCGACCAGCGGGCCGCCCTCGCCGCACTCGGCGGGCACCTCGCGCCCGGCGGCACCCTGGCGATCCTGGAGGGCGGACTGCCCGCCCGGTTCCTGCCCCGCGACATCGGGACCGGACGCCCCGGGCTCCAGGCCAGGATCCGCGCCGTCGAGGAGGACGCGTTCGCCGAGATGCGCGCGGACCTGCCGGACGCCGTGGCCGAGACCGAGGACTGGCCCGCGATGCTGACAGCCGCGGGACTGAAGCACACCGGCACCCGCAGCTTCCTGCTCGACCTGCCCGCGCCCCTCTCCGACGCGGCCCGCGACTACGTCACCACGTCACTGTCCCGGTTGCGCGAGCGGATCGGCGAGCGCCTGGACGCCGAGGACCGCGCCACCCTGGACCGGCTGCTCGACCCCGCCGACGAGGCGGGCCTGCACCGCCGCCAGGACGTGTTCCTGCTGGTGGCGCACACCGTGTACACGGCGGTACGGCCGGTCTGA